The nucleotide sequence CTGATTGAACGGGACGATGACATTCCTGATTTCCGCGAACTGGAAGTCGAAGTGATGAAGGCCGCTTACATTCTGGAGAATTCCTATGAAACTGAGCGAACTACAGAGTCTGTTTAAAAGAAACATCCTGGCCCCGGAAGCAGATCCGGCGTATATGGAATTTCTGAAACCTGCCGGCAAACTAAGTCTGGAACAGGCCTTTCAGATCTATCACCGCACCTATTTGGCACGACTGACGGAAGCCCTGCGCGCCACTTATCCGGCGGTGGCCTGGGTTTTGGGGGATAACTTCTTTAATGATCTGTGCCGAAAGTACATCGAATCCCAGCCGTCGGTGGCGTACAACCTGGCTGACTATGGAGAAACCTTTTCCGGCTTCATTCACGAAACCTCGACCGCGAAGGGCATTCCCTTTTTGCCGGATCTGGCTAAGTTTGAATGGGTCTATAAAGAAGTGCAGCACGCGGCAACGCCTGAACCATTGCCTGTTGAAACAATTCAGCAACTGTTGAGTTCGGATGACGTCAAGATGCACATGATTGATGCGATGGAGCTCTTTGAAAGCGAATATGCCGTCTATGATATCTGGGAACATCGCCTGGAGCCGGCATACATGTTTGAGGATGTGAACTGGAACACCCCACAAAACCTTTTGATTCACAAAAAACAGCAAAAGGTGCTGGTGCAGGAACTGCAACCGGTGGAAGCGCAGATCCTGCACGCCCTGATTGCGGGTCGAACCGTATCTGAAGCCCTGACCCCGCATGCAAATTCGCTAAGTCCGGAAAGAATCGCCCAGCTCTTTGAAATGATGATGAGAGCCGGGATTATTGAAGACGTGATGTCGGTGGAGGCCTACTAAGAGGCCTTCCCGATCACTTCGGTCGCCATACTGTGCACCATGTGCTGCAAAGTATTGGCCTGAGCAGACATTTCCTCGGACGTGGCTGCGGTCTCTTCCGCTGCCGCCGAGAAAGCTTGTGTCTGGCGTTCCAAAGAACCCATCGCCTCGTGGATGGCACGAATGCCTTCTGATTGATGGGCCGTGGTTTCAGAAATTTCCTGATTCAACACATTCACTTTTTGTACAGAACTGACAATCCCATCCAGCACGCGGTCACTGCGCTCTGCAAGTTCCAGAGACACTTGAGTCTGCGTCACACTGCTGGTGATAACGGATTTTACTTCTTTCGCAGCTTGCGCTGACTTCAACGCCAGACTGCGCACGGCTTCGGCCACAACAGCAAAACCTTTCCCCTGCTCACCAGCACGGGCGGCTTCAACCGCGGCATTCAGCGCCAGCAAATTCGTCTGGAAGGCAATGTCATCAATGATATCCATGGCCGACGTGATTTCGCCTGAAATTTTTGACATGACGTTAATGGCTTCAATCAGTTTTTTGACTTCCATGGCGCCTTGAGAAGCGCCACTTTCAGAACTCTTCGCCAGTTCTGCCGCGGCACGGGCGCGGTCCTGATTGGCTTGGACGATCTCATTCAGATTCTTGATCGAACCCATGGTTTCTTCGATGCGTGCCGCAGATTCGACCGCACCTTGAGCGACGTTCTGGCCGGCACTGGAAAGCATGTTCGAGGCCTCAAGCACTTGTTGGCTGGCGTCGTTGGTATCATTCACCGTGCGTGCCAGGAAGCTCATCAAGCGGCTGGCAAAGACAAAGAACAGGGCAAACGCCACCACAAAGGCAATCGTGAACCCAATCAGCACCTTGTTACGGAAGGAAGCAATCGCCGTTTCCACGTCATCGACGTAAACGCCACTGCCGACAATCCACTGCCAAGGTTTGAAGTTGCGCACGAAACTGATTTTAGGTTCGGGATTCGGAGAACCCGGTTTTGGCCAAAGATAAGGAACAAAGCCCTCGCCTTCAGCCGTCTTGCCTTTTTCCGCAAAGGCCACGAACAGATGGAAGCCATTCGGATCTTTAAAACCCGTCAGATCCTTGCCATCAAGCTCGGGCTTGATCGGATGCATCAGCATGGTTGGATGAAGATCATTGATCCAGAAGTATTCATTACCGCTATAGCGCAGCTTCGAAACGGCTTTCAGCGCCTGCTTCTTGGCTTCGTCTTCGGTCAGAATTTTTTGCTGATATTGATCGTGATAGAATTCCAGCACTTTCGTGGCGATATCAACAGTACTGCGAATCGCCACGCGGCGGTCTTCGTACATGTTTTCACGCACCAGCGGAAGCACATAGAAAAGCACAATCGCCCACAGGGGAACCATCGCGCCGATAAGAAGTGCCAGCGTCTTATAGCGATAGCTGCGAGTCTTCCAGAGTTTATTCCACATAATCCGATCCCCCTAGGGTTGATGTCGTAGGGATTTATCGGATTCACTTTAGGATACTGAATAACACAGATGTTAT is from Bdellovibrio bacteriovorus str. Tiberius and encodes:
- a CDS encoding HvfC/BufC N-terminal domain-containing protein, with translation MKLSELQSLFKRNILAPEADPAYMEFLKPAGKLSLEQAFQIYHRTYLARLTEALRATYPAVAWVLGDNFFNDLCRKYIESQPSVAYNLADYGETFSGFIHETSTAKGIPFLPDLAKFEWVYKEVQHAATPEPLPVETIQQLLSSDDVKMHMIDAMELFESEYAVYDIWEHRLEPAYMFEDVNWNTPQNLLIHKKQQKVLVQELQPVEAQILHALIAGRTVSEALTPHANSLSPERIAQLFEMMMRAGIIEDVMSVEAY
- a CDS encoding cache domain-containing protein; translation: MWNKLWKTRSYRYKTLALLIGAMVPLWAIVLFYVLPLVRENMYEDRRVAIRSTVDIATKVLEFYHDQYQQKILTEDEAKKQALKAVSKLRYSGNEYFWINDLHPTMLMHPIKPELDGKDLTGFKDPNGFHLFVAFAEKGKTAEGEGFVPYLWPKPGSPNPEPKISFVRNFKPWQWIVGSGVYVDDVETAIASFRNKVLIGFTIAFVVAFALFFVFASRLMSFLARTVNDTNDASQQVLEASNMLSSAGQNVAQGAVESAARIEETMGSIKNLNEIVQANQDRARAAAELAKSSESGASQGAMEVKKLIEAINVMSKISGEITSAMDIIDDIAFQTNLLALNAAVEAARAGEQGKGFAVVAEAVRSLALKSAQAAKEVKSVITSSVTQTQVSLELAERSDRVLDGIVSSVQKVNVLNQEISETTAHQSEGIRAIHEAMGSLERQTQAFSAAAEETAATSEEMSAQANTLQHMVHSMATEVIGKAS